AGTAAAAACAACTTTACCGCGGAGGTCGCAGAGGTGCGCAGGGTAAAGTTATTTCAAAAAACCTTCCTCTGCGGTCCTCTGCGTACTCTGCGGTTCAAAATTCTTTTTCCTTTCCCTTTGATATCAGATAATCAAGAGCGCCGGTCCCGCCGGCGCAGTCTCATGCTCAGCAGTTTAATGGCGGCTTCAGGGCGGTGAACACCACCACGGTGGCCGGGTGATCGGTCGGCCGGCCCAAAAAGGTTGCGCTCTGCTCAACGGTCAGGGGCTGCCGGGCCAGGACCCGGATATCGGTGAAGCTCATCCGGGCCAGGAGCATGGGATACTCCCCTTCCGGCCCGAGACCTGCCTCTGGCTCGTCGTTATTATTCACCAGAACCGAGAAGACCAGCAGAGCACCGGGCCGCATGATCCGGAAGACGTTGCGAAAGACCTGGTCCTTGTCAGTACAGAGGTTAACCACGCAGTTCGATATCAGGATATCGGCGTAGGTCCTGGGATGGGGCGTGACCTCGATATCAGCGACCCTGAAGGCGGACCGCTCGGTCAGCCCGGCCGCGGCCGCGGCCCGCCGGGCCCGGTCGATCATCGCCGGGTCAATGTCAATCCCGAACACCCGGCCCTGTTGTCCCACCTGGCGGGCCGCCGTGACTGTATCAGCACCGGCGCCGCAGCCCAGGTCCACCACCGAGGCGCCGGGCGCCATCCCGGAAAGACCCACGGAATCGCCGCAGCCGGTTACAAGGCGGCGAATCGATTCCCGCACCATGTCGTTACTCATTTCCATACCCTGCCTTGTTCCGCCGGGCTGCGTCGCGCCCGTTCCATCACTTCACGCTTAAACCCACAGTTTAGCATATCCCCGGCCAAGAGTACGAGCCGGTTATTACAAAGTGAAAAGTGATGAACTCGTAACAACCCGAAAGGCTTCAAATGCCACCCAATAAAATCAACAAGTTACAAGACGAATCACGTCCGTCGAGCGGGTTGTTGCGAGACCGACAAAAGTGAGAGGTAAAAAAAATATTGCTCAATCGACTTGGGGCCGGATGTCTGGTAAATAAACTTGTTGTTGTTTTCCGGAAACCAGCCTTGACCACAAACCGTTGGCCTTGTTCCCAGCCGCGGTTTACTCCAGCCCAGGAGGGATTATTAAAAATGAGCGCACCAAAACTTGTTATTATCGGCGGGGTTGCCGCCGGGGCATCGGCCGCGGCCAAGGCGCGCCGCTGTAATGAAGATGCGGAAATCATCATCTTTGAAAAGGGGGCGGATATCTCCTACGCCACCTGCGGCATGCCCTATTACCTCTCCGGGGTGATCAAGAAACGAAAAAAGCTCCAGGTGGTCACCGCCTCTTTTTTCAAGAAACGGTTCAACGTCGATGTCCGCACCGGCCATGAGGTCATTAACATCGATCCCCAGACCCG
This is a stretch of genomic DNA from Desulfobacterales bacterium. It encodes these proteins:
- a CDS encoding methyltransferase domain-containing protein; translated protein: MSNDMVRESIRRLVTGCGDSVGLSGMAPGASVVDLGCGAGADTVTAARQVGQQGRVFGIDIDPAMIDRARRAAAAAGLTERSAFRVADIEVTPHPRTYADILISNCVVNLCTDKDQVFRNVFRIMRPGALLVFSVLVNNNDEPEAGLGPEGEYPMLLARMSFTDIRVLARQPLTVEQSATFLGRPTDHPATVVVFTALKPPLNC